The genomic DNA TATTAGTAACCGGACATTTCTCCTTTGGATCGACATCATCCTCTGTGTTTGAGGAGGAATTATGCCGAGATTTGGACGATGGcgattttcttttatctttccttttttcagtttttgttttcttgagacCCTCGCTATCCTTTTCGTGATTAAACTTGGTTTCTTTTCCCCCAAAACTTTCTTCCATTTCGGCTTTGGAGTGAGAAGCATTCTTGCTGACGTCAGTTTTCCTATCGAATTTCTTCGGTTTGGAATccttttcttcatattttccgtgatttatcttttttgaattctttttttcgttttttctgtCTAGTTCGTCAGCATAGGCTACCAGTTCGTCGTGTGAAATTCGAAACACAAAGGGTGAATCACCCACAGTTGAACGGGCCGCCATTTTGTAACAAGTCCCGTGTCCAGACTCCTTCAACTTGCAACTATTCCGCGCCAAAATTTTCCTGACAAATCACCTCGGCCCCACGGCGCATTTTTTTTCGGGTGGTCAAACCGTGGTGGACATGTAGATTAGGATTTCGTCGTGGGTTCTAAAAGTTCGGTTAAAGAgatcattttattttggtttaataAATGGTTAATGGCTGAATACCTTACCATTTCTTGACCACTCCGGTTATACGTGCCGCAGTGCTTTGAAGGGTCGTGAAATGGAGAACAAGGTAACTTTTAAGAAGCGAGACTACAATGGAAATATTCCTGAAATATTGCTAGCGGGGTGTTCTTCACTAGCTTTTTTTATCGTTCATCGTGCGTTCGCATAAAGTTCTTAAGAAATAAAGACAATTTCAATCAATAGGACAACATCAGTCTCAGagatgatatttaaaaaaacaaaaagctctAGTATCATTTCTTTCAAATAGCCAACTCAGGCAGGAACACGAACCTAGTAGCACTTCCGACAGATTTCGCGCCAAAAACACAATCGACGCGGCGCGCGCAAAGCCACGCATGTAATTTCTGCACTTGAAAAGTTTGGCGAGTGTCTGAGCCTTGTACAGTTAAACTGTGAACAAAATAACTGCAAAATATccaaatcttttttaaaaagagtgaCAAACCTTGAGCAATGTGTTATCAAAATTGAAACCAGAAACCTGATATATTAGGCCTGCGCTCATCTCAGGACGGTCAAGCCCGCTCCACTTTTCAACAGAACAACGCATTGCAGAGTTTCTTCCTTGAATTGAAAGAGGAAAGTCGCGCTATATTTCTGTGGGGGTTAAGCTGTAATGCATAATTCAATCTTATTTTCAATTCCCTTGCTCTCCAGGAGAGGAATGAAAGTAGTTGGTCAAAATTGATCAGATGACAAGAACCAGCAGGAACTAGAAAGGGCGAAATAAGTATGGCAAGATAAGTGTTGTTATTACAACAAGTAAATAAGTAACAACTTTATTCAAAGAGTGTAACACATGACAATTTGACTGATAAACTTACGTCTGTTGCCTGggtcttttcctcttttgtctCGAGCTGAGTTTCTTGCTCCAGGGTTCTGTCTTTCTATTTTTTGCTTCCCCTTACGACAGGAGCTACGCTTCGGTTTGTGTGAAAATTTGACCTCGATTTTTCAAGTTCGTTTATGTTTTCaatctgttttattattttccatcTTCAGCCATCCATGTTCCTTCCAGCTTCATCATTGCTTTTCTATTCTCTATTGGCGAACTAATATCTTTTAGTCATTACTCAAAGTACCTTGGAAGTATTCCTTAGAGTTCCAAGTTTCCAAAAATCAGCTGATTCACACTCCATGGTTGCCAACGGTCAGGAAAAagtcaaggaaaaataaatttcttcagGGTCAAGGGAAATCGGAATTTCACCTTGTATTTACATCTTCGAGAGAATTTGGgcaaaagtgaaatttcaaggaaatattttgtaCTTCATCTTGTCTCAGCCTCTTCAtcattatatttttaaacatctATCTCTTTCACTGACACTGAGGTAAACCACAAAAGCCAgtagaaatgtattttttatttattagatTTCTAATAATTATACCATTCTAATTAATACTCttgatgtgcaaaattaaatgtgcaaaatgtattttaatgTGTTGAATAGGGTATATTTTACTCATTATCACGTGCAAAAAATTTTGCTCTGTCTCCAGTACATAAGTTACCAGTATATGACTTGCCATAGTCACTCAATATATGATAGAACTCATATCATTAactaaagttttgttttcaaaatttttcaagcaGGTGCACAGAGACTCTGTTGAATAATGTTCTGCAAccataaaatttcattttttccttgcaTATGTCACATATAAAGGGAAATATAGTATTTGTTTTCCAAGGCAACTCGttgaataactgaaaaaaatctaGTACTTCTTGCCTGTGTTCACAACAGCTAAATATTCCATTTTCATCATCACTTGAGCAAATCTTAAAtccttcatttgtttttataaatgtaaaattttataCACTCCTCTGTAAGATATATAACAGATCTACCAACTCCATGGGAAAATTCACTTGGatacaatcattttttttcaaatttaacacaGTTACTCTGGGTGGACAAGATACAATTAGATAAAACTTTGTTCACCTGGTTAAGAGTTTCATAGCAAAGAGAAAATCTAGGACCATTCAAGGATTCTCAGTAGAATAAAAAAGTATATAAAACcttacttaattaaaaaaaaaaaagaaatagaagagGCAAATAACTTAGGTTCTAACTGAGGCATAGCATCTTATGGTCTGCTAAAATTAGTCATGTATTCATTTAACCATTTGTTGCCAAAGATGCTCTTTGTTTATAATCTCTATGGTACATGCTGAAAATACTGCTTTACTGCTTTAAATGAATACCAATCCATACTTGAACTAATATTGGCTAAGTTCTTTCAAAGCTTCATCAGGGACCTGGACGGAGTCAAGGACCATAATAACACaaaaaatagtgaaaacaaacaaaagaggcTTAGTTATTGTAAAATATGCCGAGTTCTTTTCTCTATTCTAAGAATCAGACTACATAATCCTGATTGGCTCTGGTGGCCAATTAGGACACAGGATTCCTTCATCTCACCCACTCATGGAGCCAGCCATGTATGAACATTATTTACtatgttttaattatttcaaagcaTACTATATAttgtataattatataaatgagCCTAATTTGATTAAAATCTGATCTGAACCAACTACCGGTACTATGACCTTTTGACATTCaatattggaaaaagaaaaaaaaaactatcagcCATTTTAGTAATTTACTAGTGGGCTTGCAATTAATTGatcttgtctttttttctaCTGAAGTTCTTCATCAATATGAAAGAAGACCATTGTGAAACTGTTTATACCACGGTTGCCTTTGACCTTGGTCTTGCCACTGAGAGATGGTAGGCAATCATTGGACAGAAAAAAAGCAATGCTGTGCTCACAATAGCTAGTACATAACCCCAGGCAATGTCACAAGCCCCAGATGTAAAAAAACCACTTGAGCTACCACAGTGCTGCTGAACATAAGTGGATTTGAAACCAAATGGGTACACCAGCAGACTGACTACCAAAAGAGCCACTGCAAAACACAAAAGTATAGtatttattatatttctttattatatatattaaacACCCATAGATCTTGGTGAACCATGGGtcataaatcttaaaaaaaaattctgtgcCCACcaacctttttttaagtttctgaTTTAAACATGAAAACTTTAACCTCTATCAAGTAAAGTCTGCTTTGAATTTGAGAAGAAGTTATTTTTTACCAGAGTGCATTTCCAACCTGATGATGAGCATTTGACGGTTCAAATACAGTTCTAACAACATTAAAACTAGCTTTCATGCTTAGAAAGCTTCCTTAGTGATTAATAGTATGACAAAGTCAAAACATTTGCCTCCTTAGATCTGGATCTGCTTATAGACTTCTGTGGGTTACAAAAGTGTAGGGCTCTCGTTTGGCTTGAACTGTGTAAAATTTTGCTTTCAGCTTATGACCTGACTGATCTAATTCTGGCTCATAAACAACAGCTCTGATTAACAATGCCATTTTAATCTGTCAGTATTAGTTGACCTGTCTAGCCTGCAATTTGAGTGCGAGTAAATTCTCCTAGTTTTAGCCTTCCCACCCAATATCCGTAACCAGAAAAAACAGTCGCAATTTCTGAAACTGAAacaccaaaaaagaaaactgaaaaatcaagaCTGAGCATAATGATTCCTGTAGTTCATTTtcccataaaaaaatatatggaaCTATTTCATCCACATATCGTAATTACCTGCAATGCTCTGCATAACTCCAGCAATGGCAAAGACAGACTTTCCACAAATAAATCTTTGGCAGCATGCTACATGTGCAAGGAAAAGTGCACCCAACAACAGAACCAGTGCAAGTGCATAGGTACTAGCAGCACCCTTCCAGTAAATAGAAGGGATTCCAGAGAAAATATTCTCATAAAAAGAGCAGTATTTTGAGGATCTCCAAGCATCTATCTCTTGTAAAGTCACAAATTGCTCCTGGAAGCAGAATCGTAGAAGACCAAATGCTGTAAAGGACTCACTGTTGTTTGTTGACAAAGGATCAGGAAGGTGTTCATGCCAAAACGGAGAAAATAATGCCAAGGTACAAGTGAACAGTAGAACTAGAGACAAAACTGTCCATAACACTGAAATTGCTGACATTTCTGcctttaagcaaaaaaaaacaaaaacaaaaacaaacatattagaACTATATATTAGCCATCTGATACTATGAATTACCTATTACGAAACTAATAATCAACAGGAAGCTGAAGTTTCCGGGATGTTCGCATGGTGTTTTCATGTTTTATGTTCACGTAATCATGACGCTAACTGCGATATTAAATCGGCTCTCAAGGGAATGATCAGTTTGTCTCCTTAGGAGAGGACAATGTTTTGATAGATTATACTAAATTTCTCTGCCTACATTACACATATTTCGTAGGACGTAAATCCTTGTACTATACGAATTACTCGATCTACGAGGAACATATGGTCAACAGGATCCACAATAAACATTACCGCCACATTATGTAAATTTAGAAGCAAGCTGTCgcacaaaaggttctggtgatCCTTTGGGAAGCAAAGGTAAACAAGATCGATTATCTCCGAAAGTTTATTCACGACAGGTGAAGTTATGATCAATTGATCATGTTCAAAACTTTGATGGACCTTGTGCGAACAACGcagattgaaagaaaaaaagaatgcgAAAAACAGACAAAGCAAGGGAACAATTATGACATATCCTCTTCCAtaaaaagcaaactgacaaaGCGTGAAAAGCATTTAGAGGCAAAGACCTTCGAGTGAAAACAAATTGGACTATATTAATCGCAATAAACACCATTCAAAAGATGCTctagtgaatatttttttcaccaaaacttCGTTCATTCGCTAATTTGTAACTTCCAAAAATACATGCGTAGCGCgttgaaaaattgtttcaccACGTTTCAAAATGTGGTCACAGGGCAATATGTGGTAAAAATCCAAGAGATTTCTCAAGAGATACCATTAATTTAGTCACTAGAAGTGATAATGAAGTGTTCCCTTCTTAAATATCATGTAGACACGCTCGGAGACGCTCGATTAATATCATAAGTCTTTGATGTAACAAACAATCAAGAACACATAAAGAACACTTTGAATATTACCACGCGAACATTGAAGCGAATTGACCGAAGTTTAGCGCTAGAATCTGCAGGAAGCCACTGTTTATTTACGTAGATTACTCTTGAGCGTCTGGTTCCAATTGAAACGCAACGAACATGAAAACTATAAGAGAAACGCATTGCACGCATGAAAGATCGCAACTTAAAAACAACTTGAAGCTAAATTTGCCTCTCAAAAAGTTACACATTTAATTAAGAGTAAAGCAACCACAATTTCGTACCAAGAAATCTGCACTTGAGCTCTTCCTAAACATCTTAATTTAGCGACTGTGTATGTAAACTACCACGACATTAAACAATGGCCCTTGCAACACGGTATTAACTATAAAATACTCGAATCGCGACACTTGCcagttctaaaaataaacaaagaagctTAAAGTCTTAACTCACCTTCACAACCCTCCTATTTGAAAGCAGATGACAGCCAAGACTTGCAAATTTAGAGGACAACAATCGTTGTCAGCAGTCCCCAGTCACTAATATCCTGTCAATTAGAATTTTTGCACAGCAATCTCATTCATTCGAGGCGTGTACAAAACACTCATCTCCTGTACATACTTTCATCAAAAAACAATCTAGATTGATTGGAGCTGAAATGAACGGATTTCCGCTCTGAGTAGCGCTAATTTCTGATCAAAGGGGTTCCCGCCACCAGCCCTTTGTTCCGCTACAAAGGAAGTCATCTCCCTGCCTGCCACTTCTTTCTCATTATTCCTTACCGCCTCTCCCAGACCTCTCGCATATTCTTTTAGGCTCCAATGATGCGTCATCAAACGTCACGTTACCTCTATACGCCTGCATTCCT from Pocillopora verrucosa isolate sample1 chromosome 2, ASM3666991v2, whole genome shotgun sequence includes the following:
- the LOC131776042 gene encoding LHFPL tetraspan subfamily member 2a protein isoform X1, which gives rise to MFRKSSSADFLAEMSAISVLWTVLSLVLLFTCTLALFSPFWHEHLPDPLSTNNSESFTAFGLLRFCFQEQFVTLQEIDAWRSSKYCSFYENIFSGIPSIYWKGAASTYALALVLLLGALFLAHVACCQRFICGKSVFAIAGVMQSIAVALLVVSLLVYPFGFKSTYVQQHCGSSSGFFTSGACDIAWGYVLAIVSTALLFFCPMIAYHLSVARPRSKATVV
- the LOC131776042 gene encoding LHFPL tetraspan subfamily member 2a protein isoform X2, coding for MSAISVLWTVLSLVLLFTCTLALFSPFWHEHLPDPLSTNNSESFTAFGLLRFCFQEQFVTLQEIDAWRSSKYCSFYENIFSGIPSIYWKGAASTYALALVLLLGALFLAHVACCQRFICGKSVFAIAGVMQSIAVALLVVSLLVYPFGFKSTYVQQHCGSSSGFFTSGACDIAWGYVLAIVSTALLFFCPMIAYHLSVARPRSKATVV